The genomic window AGCTAGACTTAGGCTACGGCTAGCTACCTTCACTCGATAGCCTCTCCCTTATCAAGTCGCTCAGCCCCCTCCGCTCCCCGTGCTTCTCATAATATATCTTGGTGGGCAGCCTCACTCTAAAGCCTAGGCTTAGGAATATAGAGTAGAGCTCTTCACCAGTAATTGCCTCCTCGATCCTCCCCTGCTTAATTAGCTTAGCTAGCTCTCGAACCACGGCGGCGGCTACTTGAGGGTACTGCTCCTCAGCCGCCTGAAGTACCTCAGCGCCCCGCCCCACGAGGCGCGAGGCTACGATAGACCTAGGGTCCTCAGCTGCTACGTCCGCCACTTGGCCCTCCTCCCTCCCTCTTAATGCCTCCTGCATCCTCTTCTTAAGGGCGCGGTGCTTCAATAACTCCAGCTCTACGTCCTCGCTCAAGCCTAGTCCTCGCCAAGATCAGCGGGGGTAAATTTAACAACTTCGGTCTAGGAGGGGTGGAGCCAGCCTCCTCAAGGCCAGCGGCCCCTAGGAGGGGCGTACTAAGCATTAAAGCTTTTTAACCTGTCGGAGTAACGTGGCTAAAGATGAGGGTGGTAAGGGCGCCAAGAAGAGACGACTACGTGGACCTGGTCTTCAAGGACTTGAGGATAGACGAGCACAACGCCCCCTGCTTCATCCTAGAGGGGGAGGAGGTGAGCATATGGGACGAGCCGTACGTCTACTACCACTCCCGCTCCCCCATAGACTACGTGAGAGAGCAGCTACTGCTCTGTGAGGAGAAGGGGGTAGACCCCTTCCCAAGCGTAGTTGGGAAGGCTAGGGAAAAGGAGCTCGTGAAGACGGCTCTAATGTCAGGCTCCTCGATCCTCTTTAAGGGGTCTAAGGGGTACGGGAAGACCACGTTCTCTAAGGCCATAGCTCAGCTACTACCTAGTAAACTGCTCGCCGTTAAGGGCTGCAAGGTAAACGACGACCCAACCCGCCCGATATGCTTTTCATGTAAGCGTAAGCTAACCGAGGAGGAGAGGGTTGAGTTGGCCTGGGTGCCGAGGATATGGGTGAGGGTCCCGGGCGACCCAATGATGACCACCCGCCAGCTCATAGGGGGGGTCTCGATTCAGAAGATTAGGGAGGGCTATGACTTAGACCACCCAGAGGTCTTCGTGCCCGGGAGGGTGCTGAAGGCCAATAGGGGGGTTAGCTACTTCGACGAGCTGGGGGCTATCCCAAGCCAGCTCCAGACGCTCCTACATGAACTAATCGAGGAGGGGCAGGTGACGACGACGGAGGGGGAGATAGTCCCGATGAAAGTTAACAGCGTAGTCATAGCGGCGACCAACCCGGCCAACTACAGGGGCACCAACCCTATTAAGGAGCCGCTCCTAGATCGAGTCGAGGTAATAGAGGTAGGCCCGCCGGACACCCTAGAGGATGAGGTAGAGATAGGGCTTAGGAACATGTACCTATCTAAGGAGAAGGGGGAGAAGCCTAGCCTACCTCCATGGCACGCCAAGGTGCTAGCGCGAATAGTCAGGATAGCTAGGGACAGAGAGAGGTACGAGGTCGCCCGCCGAATAGTTAGCGAGCCTTCCTGCAGAGCTACGATTAAGCTCTTCGACCACGTTACCTCAGCCGCCATTAGGAGAGGGGGGAGGGTGCCTCTCCTAAAGGACTACGGGCCTAGGTACGACTACGTAAAGCTCTCCCTAGCCGGGAGGATGGAGGTAAGCTACGAAATGAAGGATAGGAAGGACGAGCTCGTAGAGAGGCTCGTAGAGGAGGCCTTAAACCTCTCGCTGCGCGAACTATACAGCGCTATTCCTCAGGAGGACTTCGACTCCTTGATTAAGGAGCTCAAGGCCTCAGCTATCAACAACTACAGGATCCCGGTGTCGCTAGACTACGTCGACCGCCTCAAGCCCCAGCCGACCTTGAACAAGGTGCTGAGCGCCGTGATGCCCGAGGCCGCGATCGATGAAGAGTACTTCCTATCAGCCCTGGAAATGCTCCTAGAGGCTATCTCTAGGTGCACCAACCTAATAAGGAGGGAGGGGGAGAGCTACTTGTTTAAGGATGTAGGTGCGGGGCTTGAAGCCAGAGTGCCGTCTATGCGAGGACCTCCCTAAAACTCTCTCCCAACTCCTAGGGAGAGAAAACGTTGAGTCTATACTCTACGGGCTCCTCAACCCGAGCTACGCCTACTTAAAGGACAAGGAGCGAAGGCCTAGGTTTAACTTAAGACAGCTGCTAGAGAGGTTCATGGACGAGGCGGACCTCGACGACTACATCCTCAGGCGGGGCCTCTACGTAAAACAGTACCCGCGGGTAATTTGTAGCTGGGCTTACGAAGAAGAGGTCCGCGTGGCTAAGGAGAGGGCTTGGAGGGAGCTGATGAAGATGTTGGAGAGAGGGGAGGTAGGGAGGGAGGACTTATCCCTCCAGCAGCTCATAGAGTACTTTCACGAGGAGCTACTAGACATGCTAGAGGAGGAGGGCTACGTTAAGCGTGAGCGCGTATCTAGG from Candidatus Nezhaarchaeota archaeon includes these protein-coding regions:
- a CDS encoding double-stranded DNA-binding protein, which encodes MSEDVELELLKHRALKKRMQEALRGREEGQVADVAAEDPRSIVASRLVGRGAEVLQAAEEQYPQVAAAVVRELAKLIKQGRIEEAITGEELYSIFLSLGFRVRLPTKIYYEKHGERRGLSDLIRERLSSEGS
- a CDS encoding AAA family ATPase, which gives rise to MRVVRAPRRDDYVDLVFKDLRIDEHNAPCFILEGEEVSIWDEPYVYYHSRSPIDYVREQLLLCEEKGVDPFPSVVGKAREKELVKTALMSGSSILFKGSKGYGKTTFSKAIAQLLPSKLLAVKGCKVNDDPTRPICFSCKRKLTEEERVELAWVPRIWVRVPGDPMMTTRQLIGGVSIQKIREGYDLDHPEVFVPGRVLKANRGVSYFDELGAIPSQLQTLLHELIEEGQVTTTEGEIVPMKVNSVVIAATNPANYRGTNPIKEPLLDRVEVIEVGPPDTLEDEVEIGLRNMYLSKEKGEKPSLPPWHAKVLARIVRIARDRERYEVARRIVSEPSCRATIKLFDHVTSAAIRRGGRVPLLKDYGPRYDYVKLSLAGRMEVSYEMKDRKDELVERLVEEALNLSLRELYSAIPQEDFDSLIKELKASAINNYRIPVSLDYVDRLKPQPTLNKVLSAVMPEAAIDEEYFLSALEMLLEAISRCTNLIRREGESYLFKDVGAGLEARVPSMRGPP